The Thalassolituus oleivorans MIL-1 genome includes the window GAATGCCATGACCCCAGCAAGTTATGTAGGTAATGCCGCTGCGCAGGCGAAGGCCGTTTAACCAGTTGTTAAAATAACTGATGATGAAAGCCTCCACTTTGGAGGCTTTTTTTTAACTGACCGTTTTACCATCGATTCCATTCTATTGAGTGATGACTATGCATCTTCTTGGCAACCTAAGCATCGACGAGTTTCTGCGTGACTACTGGCAGCAGAAACCCGTGTTAATTCGCAATGCTTGGCCTAACTTTGAGCCACTATTAAGTGCGCAGGAACTCGCTGGATTAAGTCTTGAGGACGATATTGAGTCGCGCTTAATACTAGAACAAGGGCAAGATGGTCCGTGGGAAATTCGCAAAGGTCCATTCTCAGAGACAGATTATCGCTCACTCCCAAAAAGTCATTGGACCTTACTGATCCAAGCCATTGATCACTGGGTGCCGGAAGCCGCAGAGCTACTAGAGCATTTTCGCTTTATCCCGAGCTGGCGCATTGACGACCTAATGATTAGCTATGCAGTCGATGGCGGTAGCGTTGGCCCGCATTACGATCAATACGACGTATTTCTATTGCAAGCCGAAGGACAACGAGAATGGAGAATCGGTCAGCACTGTGACAGTAACTCACCAATTATTGGCAATACCCGCCTGCGTATTCTTAGCGAGTTTGAAGAAACCGAACGCTGGGTACTAAACCCCGGAGATATGCTGTATCTACCACCGCAACTCGCGCATTACGGCATTGCCCAAGGCGAGTGCATGACTTACTCCATCGGTTTTCGAGCACCATCGGTTAGCCAGTTGCTGGAAACAAGTCTTGATGTTGTGTTGCCAACCCTGACCGAAAACCAACGTTACTGCGATGCAGGAATTCAACCCGCTGTATCTGCATCTAGGATCGACCAGCAAGCAACTGAGCGCTTGGCAAATCTACTCACCTCTGAACTGCAAAAACCAGAAGTTCTTGCCAAAATTCTTGGACAGCTAATGACGGAACCCAAGTACAGCGAGCTTCTTCCAGAAGCGGAAAACGAAATCACCTGGGACGAATGGCTCGACACCGTTGAAGGCGAATCACTGCTACGCCACGAACACGCACGATTCGCCTACTTTACAGACGACAACCAGTGCCTATTCTTCAATCATGGCGAATGCACTGTTCTACCAAAGTCATGCACCCAACTGGTTGCCACTCTGGGGGATTATCGGCAGTATTCGATAGATCAATTGCAACATCTCGCACTCGACGATCAAGGAAAAAGTTTGCTGCTACAGCTTTGGGCTCAGCAAATGATCTACGTAGAAAGTGATACTCAAGGAGTTTTTGATGGAGATTGTAACGACTGACTGGAGTAAGCACCGCGATGCCTTGCGTGACATACGTCGCCGCGTCTTTATTGAGGAGCAAGGTGTACCTGAAGAGCTGGAGTGGGATGACGACGATCTAAAAGCCACCCACTTCATCGTCTATGATGGCAAACGTCCGGTGGCCTGTGCGCGACTGCTAAACAACGGACACTTTGGCCGCATGGCCGTATTACGCGAACACCGTCAACAACACTGGGGAAGTCGCCTTCTGAGAGCGATAGAACAACACGCTCGCAGCCATCTACCCGTAAAGCAGATCAAAGCAAACGTACAGACTCATGCATTTGGCTTTTACCATCGCAATGGGTTCACCGCAAATCCGGAGTTTTTTCTAGATGCCGGTATTCCACATTTGCCGATGCACAAGGCAATTGGATCACCACACCAAACGACAACACTCACACCCAAAATCGATTCAGAACGATACCAACTGAATGATTTACTCTCAATTTCTAGCTGGCTACAAATTGCACTACAAGGCGGCCCTGTTCGAGTTTTTTTACTGATCGAAGATCTCACCCATCCTTTATGGTCGGATACCACACTCCTCAATGCCATAAATCGGTACCTAAGAGCGTCCCGCCAACGACAGGTTGAGATCATTTTGCGAGCCGAACACGGTTCACAGTCGTCTCATCCGCTCATTAAATTACAACAACGATTAAGCAGCCGCATAAATATTAAAGTAAATAGCACCATAAAACACAGCCAAGTATTACTAGAATCTTGGGGTTGGCTTACCCTAATGGATGAAAATAAAGGCTTTGCCTCAATGTCGGATACCGCACGGACTCGACACTATGTCGAAAGAGCAAAAACGCTTTTGCAACAAGCAACACCACTAAAAGAAGGTCGGCGCCTAATGATTTAGGCGCTTGGTAAAATACCACTTGAAATGCTAAACACAATCGCTTCACAAATAACAACAACTAAGGTTAATGACCAGCGTAGGCGTTTATAACGATACGAATAAACACGGCGAATAATTGCACGCATTTCTAGCCACAACAAAATAATAAAGCCCAATGAAAACAAGCCAGTCGCAAAAACTAGCGGTACAAAATACGCGCATAATCCTAATAAAAAAACACCAATAGCGGCCACGAGCGTCGTATTATCTTTCGCACCGTATTCATCGGTAATTCCTTGCGCCATACCCCAGCAACTACCGGACATAAAGGCCAAAATAGCAAAAGAATACAAGCGAAATAGCGGCTCAGCGTAATCGACCCCCAAATACAGTGAAGCAGTCGTTGCGACAAAAGGCAGCAAGCCAGCAGCACCAAGCTTTTCTGTTAAAGATAACGCCATCGAGAACTCCTTGATAATAATAAAATCTAAAATCAGACCTTCAGTGTAGAATAACATTCAAAAAAAAAGCCACTTTTACAGTGGCTTTGATAGCAAGCATGAATAATTAAATTACAACGCCAGTAGCAATTTAGTTACACGCTCCACATCTGCGGGGGTATCAATACCGTGCCCCGGTGCCTGTTCAATAACCGACATATGGATTTTAGTGCCATACCAGAGTGCCCGTAACTGCTCTAACGACTCCGTTAGCTCTAATGCACAAGGCTCCATAGTCTGATAAGCCTTAAGAAACGACACTCGATAACCGTACATACCAATATGACGCAACACCGGCATACGACTCGTCAATGTATCGCGTGATTGTTTGTATAAGTCGCGATCCCAAGGAATCGGAGCACGACTAAAGGTCATAGCAAATTGGCGCTGATCCAGAACCACTTTCACGGCATTGGGATCAAATGCTTCTTCCACATCGTGAATAGGAGTACACACAGAACTCATACCCGCTTCCGGATTATCTAATAAACCCTTCGCTGTTAGTTCGATTAATTCACGTGGAATTAGCGGCTCATCCCCTTGTAGATTAACGATGACCACATCGTCAGCCCAGCCTTTGATGAGTGCAACTTCGGCAATGCGTTCAGTACCATTTTCATGATCCAGTGAGGTCATCACTACCTCGGCACCAAATGCTTCTGCGGCCAATTTAATGCGCTCATCATCCGTTGCAATCACTACCTCTGAAACACCCGCTGCCAACGCACGTTCATATACATGCTGAATCATTGGCTTACCAGCCAAATCAATTAATGGCTTACCCGGCAGTCGGCTTGATGCATAACGAGCTGGAATAACAATTTTATAATCCGACATGAATGTTAAACCTTATAAAATTCGTGATACCAACGAACAAATTTTTCTAACCCCACTTCTAGTGACGTGTTAGGCGCAAAATCCACATCGGCAATTAAATCATCAACATTGGCATACGTCGCCAACACATCACCTGGCTGCATATCGAGGTAACGCTTATCGGCAGTTTTCCCCAGCACCTTCTCAATAGTCTCAATAAAGGTACCAAGTTCAACAGTATTATGATTACCAATGTTGTAAATTTTATAGGGCGCAGAGCTGCGACTGGTATCTCCAGACTCTGGTGACCAGCCTTCAACGCCAGTAGGAATTTTATTTGCAATACGTGTAACACCTTCAACAATATCGTCGATATAGGTGAAGTCGCGTTGCATTTTTCCGTGGTTATAAACGTCGATGGTTTTACCTTCTAAAATAGCCTTAGTAAAACTAAAGTACGCCATATCAGGACGCCCCCAAGGTCCGTATACCGTAAAGAACCGCAAGCCGGTTGTCGGTAGACCATACAAGTGCGAATACGTATGAGCCATTAACTCATTGGATTTTTTTGTTGCCGCGTACAAAGATACCGGATGATCCACGCGGTCTGATGTACTGTATGGAATATCGGTATTTAATCCATAAACGGAACTAGAGGATGCGTAAACCAGATGCTCGATATTATTATGGCGACACGCTTCTAGAATATTAACAAAACCCACTAAGTTACTTTCTACATATGCGTGCGGATTAGTAATTGAGTAACGCACACCCGCCTGAGCGGCTAAATGTACAACACGATCAAATTGATGCTCTGCAAATACAGCATTAACCGCTTGAGTATCGCCCAATTCAACTTGCTTAAATTCAAACTGAGGCAAGGCATTCAACCACGCCAAGCGGCCATATTTTAAATTAACGTCGTAGTAATCGTTTAGATTGTCGATACCAACAACTTCATGACCTTGTTCGATAAAACGCTGACTGGTAAATGCACCAATAAAACCAGCGGCACCAGTAACTAATATTTTCACGATTTTAATTCCTCAAATTCTGGCAACATGGCCTTAATATAGGCTTCTTCTAGGGGCATGCGACTGGCTAATATAATATCGGCAACTTCGCGCGCGACGCCCTTTCCGCCCTCAGCATCGGTAATTAAATCCGAATGCTCACGTACCATCCAAAATGCATCTTTAGGAGCAATGCTTAATCCAACACGACGCATGACTTTTAAATCAATAACATCATCACCGACGTAGCAGACCTCACCAGAATCGATCAGCAGCTCATCCATCAATTGAGACAGAACAGCCCACTTATCTTTAGTGCCTGGAAAAAAATGCGTAATGCCGAGATCCTCTACCCGCTTTTGTAACGGCGCAGAACTTTTAGCGGAAATAATGGCAGTGATAATGTCGTATTGATTCAGCAGTTTAATGCCAACGCCGTCTTTGACATTGAAGTGTTTGACCTCTTCACCAGAAGCCGAATACGTTAACGTTCCGTCAGTCAATACGCCATCTACATCGAACACCACCATACGAACAGCCCGTGCTTTTTCTTTAATCGCGTTCGGGATGTGCACCATGATACCGATTCCATTAAATTGAAAAGGCGATATTGTACCGATTAACCGTCAAAAGTGTGAGTTGTTGTCGCGGATAAAAATAATAAATTTATAGGGTAAAGCAGAAAAATCGGAAGGATTTATAGCGATAATTTCGTTGGTATCCCCAAGGGGATTCGAACCCCTGTTACCGCCGTGAAAGGGCGGTGTCCTAGGCCTCTAGACGATGGGGACACAAGGACGAACAGATACGTTTTTGGTGGAGCCTAGCGGGATCGAACCGCTGACCTCAACACTGCCAGTGTTGCGCTCTCCCAGCTGAGCTAAGGCCCCGTCTCAAAACGTGGGCGTATCTTACTTACGCCCCCTAACACTGTCAACAAGAACTTAGAGAAATATTTCTCTAAAACAAGGACTTACGAGACATTGGTTATCTGTAGCCCGCTTGACCAAAAACCAAACGAGCATTTGCCCTAATATGCGTCGTAACTACCGACAAGAAATTACTCTTGCGCAGCAACAGGCTCAGCCGCCATTGCCGCAAGGTAACCTTGGTAATCCTTTTCCATCTTCTTTAGCTTTTTCTTACCGACTTCGCCGATAACACCCAGAGCATGACGGACACGCGCACGACTCATGTCTGGGCCTAAAATAACCATGCTATCCAACACTGAAATCGTCGCGGAAGTTCCCGCAATGGCGATAAAGAATGGGAATAAGAAATCACGAATCTTAATATCCATTTGCTTAGCCAAGCCAAACAAAGCGGCTTCGATCTCTGCAGGCTCCCAATGGCGAATGCTTTCTAACTGCCACAAACCAAATTGCAGTACATTTAGCAGACGCTCTTCATCATAGGCTTTATGCTCAAATTGAGCAGCCGTCAACGGCGTTAGCCCTGCTAAGAAATGCCCGGCTAGTGGTACCACATCAGAGAAGACTTCTACACGCGGCTGAATATGCGGAATGATTGGGATCAAACGTTCAGGACGTAATCCCCACGCAGCAAAGCGTTGTGCAAAGGTTTCTGCATCCAACTCGCGTAGCCATAGGCTATTTACCCAGCGTAATTTCTCCATATCAAATACGGGGCCACCCAACGACACGCGTTGAATATCGAAATGACTAAACATCTCGTCACGGCTGAATTTTTCACGTTCGTCAGGCATAGACCAACCCATGCGGCCAAGGTAATTCAGTACCGCTTCCGGCATAAAGCCCATACGCTCGTAGAACATAATTGAGGTCGGATTCTTACGTTTACTCAGCTTACTTTTATCTGGATTACGCAACAGAGGCATATGACAGATAGTCGGCATTTCCCAGCCAAAATATTCGTACAGCAATTTATGCTTAGGCGCGGAACTGATCCATTCCTCGCCCCGAATCACATGCGTAATCGCCATCAAGTGATCATCAACGACGTTGGCTAGATGATAGGTTGGCATACCATCAGACTTCATTAGAATCTGAGCATCAACCTGTGACCATTCCACTTCAATACTGCCGCGCAACATGTCATTGATAACACACACGCCCTCTTCTGGTACACGCATACGGATTACATAAGGGGCACCTGCGGCTTCACGGCGAGCCACTTCCTCTGCTGGCAATTCTAAATGCGATGCTTTCAGAGCCGAGTTAGTACCATCCTGCTGCAACTGTGAACGAATGGCATCCAATTCTTCAGCGGTACGGTAACAACGGAATGCATAACCAGAAGCCAACAATTGCTCCACATGCTCAACATAAATGTCTTTGCGTTCGCTTTGACGATAAGGACCGTACTGACCACCAACATCCGGGCCTTCAGACCACTCAATTCCCAGCCAACGCAGACTATCCAGAATTGCTTGCTCAGACTCTGGAGTGCTACGAACTTGATCGGTATCTTCGATACGTAGAATGAATTCACCACCATGCTGACGAGCAAATGCAAGATTGAATAGCGCTATGTAGGCAGTGCCAACATGAGGATCGCCAGTAGGAGATGGTGCAACGCGGGTACGAACCGTCATAAGGAATCTCTATTTCAGATACGAATAAACAAAAGTGGGCACGATTATAGAGAAATCGCACCCACTTAGCACCGCATCCGAACAACCTCAGACGAGAAAATAGTCTTAGCATTAGTTTTTAGCGTTAATTTCTCGTTCCATTTCAGAAAGGATACGAATGACTTGGGTGCTAGCAGACTCCATACGCTCAAGCTCTTTCAACATTTTTTCGCGATCCTGATCTTTGAAGGCAGCCATCGCCCTAAAGCCCGAATCGTGCACTTGCCGATGAGGCTCATCCAATCGGGCAAAGCTAGCAAGATGGCTGTAGCGCTGCTTCCCCTCACCTTCGATATACCACTTACCCAGGCGACAATGAGTATGATCTGCAAGAGATTCACATACCTGTGGTTTATTTTGCCAAATGCATTGATATACCTGAGCTTTCCAAACGACATGATCCAACTTTGCAGTTTCAATAAAACTTTCACTCGCGGTATGAGAGAAACTATTGGAAACATGGCGTGACACATCCCCTATTGCATTGATGTGCTCAGAAACCAAACGTACTTCATCAGATAAAGCAGCCCCGTGATCCCCCACGGCTCCAATACCTTCAGACACCCTGTCGACTTCGCTACCCACGGTTGAAATCAAACTTCCGATCTCAGCCGTCGCTTCTGCTGTTCGTTGAGCAAGCGTGCGTACTTCGTCTGCAACAACGGCAAAACCACGCCCTTGTTCACCTGCTCGTGCCGCTTCAATCGCAGCATTCAAAGCCAACAAGTTAGTTTGTTCTGAAATGCCTTGAATTAAACCGACAAAATTCTCAATACCCGACGCGACATTCTTTAGACCACTAACAGCCTCGGAGGCATCCGCAGATTTATCACGGATATCCGTCAATTGACTGGCAAGATTCGCCAGCGTACCTCTGATATCTGAGACCTTAGCAACGGAAGCATCAACTTGTGCATTTTCTCCTGCGAGACGCGCCGCAGAGGCTGCCATTGTGTTACGAATATCGTCCACAGTAACCGAAGAAGAAAACCATAGCTTTTGCAATGAGGTCGTATATTGCAGCTGCTCTAAACTATATTGACTGCGCATATCCGCTACAATTTTGATTTTGCGCAGAACTTCATTCTCTCGTTCCAACATTTCAAGACGACGACGCATCGCCTCAGTTTCGGCCAACGATGGCCCTCGTTCTTTTTGTTTGAAAAACACCGATACCCCCAAACCACCAAATTCGAGCACTAAATTCCCGTGGCAGACGCCAACCCATATGTGAATTAACTATAGTTGATACTTGTAAAGTAGCCAGATAGCACACGCCACAGATCTGCCGAAAATAGAATTCTGAGAGGAAACAAAAAGGCCAAGGCATGCAAGCCTTGGCCTCTTCGGAACAACGACGCGACAATGTCGCATCCCATTGTTTAATTTTAAGATTGGCGAATTTGAAATTGCGCACCAATGCGTTCAGCTTCTTCAGCCGCGCGTTCTCGAACTTGTTCGGGATCTGTATAGAGCGTATTGATTAGAGACAATTGAATAGACTGTGCTTTTTCAATCGACATTTCTTTATTGCTAACACGATCTGGCATTTGTCGTAGTATCGCCTCAGCAAGCTTTATGCGAACACTGTCGTCCGTTGCTTTGTTTAACGCTTCCATCTGCTTGTTAAAGCGCAATAAGTTAACTAAACGCACAAGTTCTAGATCGGGAGTTTCATGTCGCGATGCAACGCCATTCAAAATAATCCATTCCGGAGAAGATACATATTCCGGGCGTTCTGTTAAGGGAGCAACGACAGGTTCCAATTCAACGGCAGCAATTGCCGCAGTTTCTGCAACCATTTGCATTTTAATAATATCTTTAGCGTCCATTTTAGACAGCTCTTCTTTCGAGTACGTCGTAGTTGTTGGTACGTTATAGTCAGCTGAAGCCACAACAGTATTTTTAACCGTCGTACTATCAGGTGTTAACCAAACAACAACACCGACAGCTGCTATGGTAAGTAATGAGCAAGCTATACCAACACGAATGGCTGTATTTTTATTATTCATCGCCTATTCCTCTAATGAATTAAAAATGGCCGAGAGCAAACACTCTCGGCACATTTATTTATCACACTTTACTGCTTACCAACGAGTAGGAGCTGGAGGTGTAACAGTGAACTGATACTGTTGACCAGGGCCTGCAACCAAGCTGTTGAACAAACTCGTCATCCAACCGCACTTAAGTTCAGAGAACTCAGTCGTGCCATTAAACTCTAGGTATCCTGCACCTAAATCACCAATTGGGCCTTCATAGGCAATTGGGAAAGCAACAGGGCTTGTGGTAGTACAGTTAAACGGTAATTTCAACCAGCCAAAACCAGCAGCATTGATCAGAACATTAGCGTCCGCTTGACCGTCAATATTCAACATGCCATCACGGCTTAAGCCAGCAGTACCAGTAATTGGACCTACAGGTTCAATACTCAGGTTCACATCTAGATTCACTAGGATGTTCAACTTAGTATCAAAATCTGGCACCGACATTGACCCCATCAAGGTGCCTTGAGTAATGTTCGTATCAGCTGTCAAAGAAGAATCTTCAGGCAGGATCACATCCTGATCTAAGGTCGCAAGATGGATTGTTGCACCTAGATTCCAATCATTCAGAGATACGACGAAATCACCGCCACCAGGATTGGCATTTGACTTAGGCGCTTGAGAGAAGCTGTAGCAGCTGTTATCAACTGAGGTGCCGGCAAAGCGCTCGTCAAACCATTCCAACACATGCGGAGCCGCTTGGAATTGAGTAACGATATGCTCACTTGGGAAGATATCAAATGTCACTTTTGCAAACTTACCGCAATAGCGTTTTTTCAACGCTGCGTGTTGTTCAATTTCAATGAATTCATCCGCTTGACCATGATATTGGTATACAGGCACAGAAGGCTTTCCGTCGCCCAAGTTTTGCGCAGTCACAGCATCATTAACCGATGGAATCGCTAACAGTTCTGTTAAGCCTTTAGAGCCGACAGTGTATTCAGAAATGCTGTCGTTCATAAAGTCGAACAAAGATTCAAATACACATTGGTCTTTAGCAACTGCAATAGCAGCATGACCATTGGCACTTGCTAGCTCATCTAGTGGGATATCATCTGGATATTGTTCAGCCAAACCAACAACCGCGCCCAATAGGAAAGAAGCACCTGCGCTACCATCTAAGTACGCTGCAGTGGATGGGAAATCAGCAGGAGTACCGCCAGCAGCGATAGCGACTAGGTTAAGGTCTGGAGCATAAGACTTTTGTACTTCGCCAGCCCAAGATGCAGTTTGACCACCTTGAGAGTAACCCCAGATTACTGCAGGTGCATTTGCACTGATGCCAGCATTAGGAATTTGCGATGCCGCAGTGAAGATATCCAGAACTGCGTGCGCTTGCGATTCGCCTGCTAGGTAGGTTGGTGAATCACCAGTGGTGTAACCCGCGTTGTCCGTTACTAATACCGCATAACCTTTTGCTAACGCCGCAGCAATGTTACGATTTTCGTAGTCAGTACCACCGGCCAATTGCAGTGATGGTGCACAACCTTGTGCCAAACCATGAGTACCTACGGCGTAACTTAGGGTTGGACGCTCACCAGGGCCAGTCCATGCAGCGTTAGGAACAATAACTGTACCGGTAACTGTGTTGGTTGCACCTAAAGAATCCGTAGAACGATACATAACGTTCCACGCTTTAGACACTACGCTAGCACCTACATCAACAGTGGCAGAACGATACCAAATAAGATCTCCGTTACTACCGGCATAAATCGACGGCACTTCGTAGAAATCCATTCCAGATGGACCCACTGACGGTGCAGCCATCGCTACGCCAACAGGTAACATTGAAGCTAACAAGCCGATATAACCGGCTTTAAGAATACGTTTGGACATCATATTGATGCGCTCCTAGGGAATATTGTTGTTATTTTTAGATTTCACGATTTAGGAAACGATGAAACCTTGTAACAACAGTACTCCCTAGAGTGTTAACTTGCTGGCCGTAAGCGGACAGTAGTCGGTTATTAATGGCCATTTATAAATTAAATATCTGTTCATTTGAAGCGAATTGAAGCGACATTATCCATCCAATTTTAAGCGGCCAATACTCGGCTTTATATGGCCACCAATAACTAATGCGTTCCAATTAATTGTGATGACTGCGCCGTTCTAAATATTCGGTAGGGGCCATACCGGTCCAGCGCCGAAATGCCTTGGCGAACGCTGATGAATCTGCGAAACCGAGCAGTAATGCCAACTCAGTAATCGAGTTCCCCCCACGAGCAAAGTATTCGCGTGAGAATTTCTCCCTCACCCTATCAAGTTCAGACTGATAGGACGTTCCATCTTCCGCTAATTTTCGGCGCATCGTTCGTCCACTCATGCCTAGCTCACTGGCGGCTTTTTCAAGGGATGGAAAAGCACCGTAGTACCGCACAAGCAAACGCCTAAGTCGTAATGGTAATAACCGTATAGCCTTGGTTGGGATATTTTCAAATAAGGTTTTTTCAGCAGTTATCGCCATTAGTCGGTTAGCTAATGGTAACTCTTTGTCTTTCAGGGACGACTTCCCGACAATGCGAGTTTCGGGACAGTCAAACACAACGGGGCAGCGAAAATAACGACGATAGATATTACCCCAAGCAGGCTCAGGATAGCCAAATTCGACCAAATGTGGTTCATCATCCGCGCCAACTAAATCACAAAAAATGTTGTAAAAACTAACGACATTCAACTCCATGAAGAAATGGGTATACGGAGCTAACGAAATGTTCTCTTCGATAACAAACATACCTATAGGGCCTTCAAGGCGTACAGACATTTCCAGTGGTGGAAATAACTCCTGACAATAACGAGTTACGGCCAGACCACAATCCCATAAAGTCGGTTGAGTTACTGCAGCTAAACCAGCCATGCCATGCGAAGTTGCAGTCATTAGGTTCCCCATGACCAAACCAAGATATGGCATATCGAGTTGTTTTACGGCCTGATCAACCAAGGCTACACACTGCTTAGTATTGATAAAGCCGCCTTCTTCACCCGGTCGAAGCTCAATATTGGCATTTTTAAAAAAGCGCTGCTCGTCAATACCGAGTATAGCTTCCAGCGTTTCATCAGGCTTTTGGACGCTCAGTTTCGCTCTATCCATAAGCCAAGTAGCATCCAGCTTCAATGTGCGGCGTAAATCAAAATACGTCTGAATGTGCCCAAGAGGGATACATTCACTACTAGTATCCATGTGATGACCTTGTCGTTTTTATAATTATTAATGTAGCAATGAGTGCAAGATTACAAACATACCTTTGTAGAGGACTGGATTTTCCCCCTAAAGAATACGCAAAAGATATGGCATTTAAAGCCACATTGAAAACAAGCTAAGAAATAACTTCTCTACAACTATTCAATCTAAGAAGGACAGGCGCTTTATTCCGCCCATCCAGAAAAGAACTGAATCATTAGTAAAAATAGCTACAACAAGACAGGTAAACGGATTTTAGGCAACGATCAAACACAATGTAAATGCTTCTTATCCACCATTAGGCTCAAGTGAAAGTATCCATTAGCGCTTATCTTTCGTCATTATCGATCAGACTAGCCAATGCCCCATCGCTGAGCTGAACTAACTCTATAAGCTCTACTAATAAGCCAGAACATTCAACATCGACAGCATTATCATCATTTATTAATTTAAACTTTTCCTCCATATCTCGCGCACGTCGAGAAAGACGAACGGCCCCCATTGTTCCAGCGGCACCCTTTAACGTATGTAGGGCTTTCGTGCTTTCATGCCATTGTTTGGTTTGCCAACACAAAGCAACTTCCTCAATGATTGTTTGCATTTCTGGTACAAACATACTCTGCATTCTTTTAAATAGGTTCTTATTATTATTGAATCTTCGCAGAAGACTTAACTTATCTTCAATCAATTCATAAGAGCTATCGTTCGTCGATACATTTTTATCCTCAGTTGAGGTTCCCATCCCCACCAATAAGACCGTATTTACTAGCTCTTCAAGATCAACTGGTTTACTGATATGAGCGTTCATTCCAACCGCAGCACAAGCCTCACGGTCTTCTAATGAGACATTAGCCGTCATAGCCACGATGGGGAGATTATTCCAACGGCCATCAGCACGAATTCTTCGTGTGGCTTCTAAGCCATCGATATCGGGCATTTGAATATCCATAAGAACAAGGTCATAAACACAAGTGCCTGATATAACTTTATCAACCCCCTCAATCCCGCCTGTCGCTAAATCCACGTTAGCGCCCTCGGCAGCTAAAAGTTCATAAGCTATTTCACGATTAATAATATTATCTTCTACCACTAACAAGTGCTTACCCTTTAAACGCTGCAAACGTCCATTGTTTTCGACTACAGGATTTTCCCGATTATTCAACACTCGCT containing:
- a CDS encoding cupin domain-containing protein — protein: MHLLGNLSIDEFLRDYWQQKPVLIRNAWPNFEPLLSAQELAGLSLEDDIESRLILEQGQDGPWEIRKGPFSETDYRSLPKSHWTLLIQAIDHWVPEAAELLEHFRFIPSWRIDDLMISYAVDGGSVGPHYDQYDVFLLQAEGQREWRIGQHCDSNSPIIGNTRLRILSEFEETERWVLNPGDMLYLPPQLAHYGIAQGECMTYSIGFRAPSVSQLLETSLDVVLPTLTENQRYCDAGIQPAVSASRIDQQATERLANLLTSELQKPEVLAKILGQLMTEPKYSELLPEAENEITWDEWLDTVEGESLLRHEHARFAYFTDDNQCLFFNHGECTVLPKSCTQLVATLGDYRQYSIDQLQHLALDDQGKSLLLQLWAQQMIYVESDTQGVFDGDCND
- a CDS encoding GNAT family N-acetyltransferase — translated: MEIVTTDWSKHRDALRDIRRRVFIEEQGVPEELEWDDDDLKATHFIVYDGKRPVACARLLNNGHFGRMAVLREHRQQHWGSRLLRAIEQHARSHLPVKQIKANVQTHAFGFYHRNGFTANPEFFLDAGIPHLPMHKAIGSPHQTTTLTPKIDSERYQLNDLLSISSWLQIALQGGPVRVFLLIEDLTHPLWSDTTLLNAINRYLRASRQRQVEIILRAEHGSQSSHPLIKLQQRLSSRINIKVNSTIKHSQVLLESWGWLTLMDENKGFASMSDTARTRHYVERAKTLLQQATPLKEGRRLMI
- a CDS encoding DUF3429 domain-containing protein — translated: MALSLTEKLGAAGLLPFVATTASLYLGVDYAEPLFRLYSFAILAFMSGSCWGMAQGITDEYGAKDNTTLVAAIGVFLLGLCAYFVPLVFATGLFSLGFIILLWLEMRAIIRRVYSYRYKRLRWSLTLVVVICEAIVFSISSGILPSA
- the kdsB gene encoding 3-deoxy-manno-octulosonate cytidylyltransferase, with amino-acid sequence MSDYKIVIPARYASSRLPGKPLIDLAGKPMIQHVYERALAAGVSEVVIATDDERIKLAAEAFGAEVVMTSLDHENGTERIAEVALIKGWADDVVIVNLQGDEPLIPRELIELTAKGLLDNPEAGMSSVCTPIHDVEEAFDPNAVKVVLDQRQFAMTFSRAPIPWDRDLYKQSRDTLTSRMPVLRHIGMYGYRVSFLKAYQTMEPCALELTESLEQLRALWYGTKIHMSVIEQAPGHGIDTPADVERVTKLLLAL
- a CDS encoding NAD-dependent epimerase; protein product: MKILVTGAAGFIGAFTSQRFIEQGHEVVGIDNLNDYYDVNLKYGRLAWLNALPQFEFKQVELGDTQAVNAVFAEHQFDRVVHLAAQAGVRYSITNPHAYVESNLVGFVNILEACRHNNIEHLVYASSSSVYGLNTDIPYSTSDRVDHPVSLYAATKKSNELMAHTYSHLYGLPTTGLRFFTVYGPWGRPDMAYFSFTKAILEGKTIDVYNHGKMQRDFTYIDDIVEGVTRIANKIPTGVEGWSPESGDTSRSSAPYKIYNIGNHNTVELGTFIETIEKVLGKTADKRYLDMQPGDVLATYANVDDLIADVDFAPNTSLEVGLEKFVRWYHEFYKV
- a CDS encoding KdsC family phosphatase; this encodes MVHIPNAIKEKARAVRMVVFDVDGVLTDGTLTYSASGEEVKHFNVKDGVGIKLLNQYDIITAIISAKSSAPLQKRVEDLGITHFFPGTKDKWAVLSQLMDELLIDSGEVCYVGDDVIDLKVMRRVGLSIAPKDAFWMVREHSDLITDAEGGKGVAREVADIILASRMPLEEAYIKAMLPEFEELKS
- the gltX gene encoding glutamate--tRNA ligase, whose product is MTVRTRVAPSPTGDPHVGTAYIALFNLAFARQHGGEFILRIEDTDQVRSTPESEQAILDSLRWLGIEWSEGPDVGGQYGPYRQSERKDIYVEHVEQLLASGYAFRCYRTAEELDAIRSQLQQDGTNSALKASHLELPAEEVARREAAGAPYVIRMRVPEEGVCVINDMLRGSIEVEWSQVDAQILMKSDGMPTYHLANVVDDHLMAITHVIRGEEWISSAPKHKLLYEYFGWEMPTICHMPLLRNPDKSKLSKRKNPTSIMFYERMGFMPEAVLNYLGRMGWSMPDEREKFSRDEMFSHFDIQRVSLGGPVFDMEKLRWVNSLWLRELDAETFAQRFAAWGLRPERLIPIIPHIQPRVEVFSDVVPLAGHFLAGLTPLTAAQFEHKAYDEERLLNVLQFGLWQLESIRHWEPAEIEAALFGLAKQMDIKIRDFLFPFFIAIAGTSATISVLDSMVILGPDMSRARVRHALGVIGEVGKKKLKKMEKDYQGYLAAMAAEPVAAQE